TGTCCGGTTCGCGGAGTTTGCGCGGAGCCTGAAATTCATATTCTCGCCTTCGGGGACAGCCTGACCGCAGGCTACAACCTGCCCCCCTCCAAGTCTTTCGCCGCCAGGCTGGAGCAGCGGGTGCTCAGCCAGGGGCGCAAGGTCCGAGTCACCAACGCCGGCCTGTCCGGCGACACCTCAAGTGGCGGACGGGCACGCCTGGGCTGGTCCCTGCAGGACAAACCCGATCTGGTCATCCTGGAGCTCGGCGCCAACGACGGCCTGCGCGGCCTGGACCCGGCGCCCATGCGCGCCAACCTCGAAGCCATGATCGAGGAGTGCCTCAAGGCCGGAGTACTAGTAATATTGGCCGGAATGCGTGCTCCGGTCAATTGGGGAGCGGCTTATCGCAAAGAATTCGAGCAGGTTTTTCCCGACCTGGCCCGAAAATACGATCTGCCCCTGTACCCTTTTTTTCTGGACGGGGTTATCTCCGATCCGAAGCTGCTGCTTGATGACGGCCTGCATCCCAATGCCGACGGCGTGGAACGCATCGTGGACGGGATCCTGCCGCTGGTCCTGGACGAAGTGGACGCGCTGTTGCAGCGTCCCGCATAACCGGAAACAAGACATTCTTGTCGTGGGGAACTCATGACCACTCTGCCTTTTGTGCTGCTGGGCATCCTTATCGGAGCCTGGTTCCTGTCAGTCAAGATCATGCGCATCACCGTCAATGCGCTGGCCTCTCCCAAAGAGCGGATGGTCCCGCGCTCGCATGTCCCCTCGGACCAGGAACTGCGCCAGCCGTTGCGCGAGGCCGAGGACTGGGCCCGTGAGCATGGTTTCGAAGACGATGTCATGTTCGACTTCCAGATCGCCTCCAAGGAACAGGCCCTCTTTTGCCGGACCTGGAAAAATGCGGCGGAAAAAAGTTATCTGGTTTTATATTACGGGATGGGCAAGCATTTCGTGGAACTGGTCACCATTTACGATGACAAGACCGGCGTGACGACCACCAACGCACCGGACGCGCATACCTTGCCGGCGGTACCCGGAGCTTTCATCCAGAGTTTTCCCGGAACCGGGCTTACAGACCTGCTCGGACTGCATCTGCAGGGCCGCGCCACTCTGGAGAGGCGCACCGGACTCACTCCGCAGGAGCGTCAGGAAGACACCGTCGATCTCATCGCCAGATCCCTGCAACGCCAGGCCACTTACGTCATGTCCATCCCCGGATGGCAATGGAAGGGCATCTGGTGGATCACCGTGCGCAAGAAGAAGATGATCGGCAAGGATGTCGGCTGGCAACTCGACCAGCTCGGCGTGTTTGAACCCAGCGCCGAGCCCCCTGAGATTCTGCAGTGAAGACCTGCCTTCGACCGGCGGAGGTCCTCTTCCTGCTTCTGGCCTGCACGGTCATACCGGATCAAACCCTGGACAGAAAAACAGCGGCCATGGACTTCATGACCGATCAGGGCGCACTGCCTGCACAGGACCCGGCCGGATCATGACCCTCGACCCCCTGGACTACAATCCTCCGACCCAGCCACGGCTGATCGTCATCCATGAAGACCGGGACATGATCGTGGTCAACAAGCCGGGCGGGCTCCTGTCCGTGCCCGGCCGCACACCGGAGCTGTTCGACTCGGTCCTGTCACGGGTACGCGAACTTCACCCGGGAGCCCAGGCCGTGCATCGCCTGGACCTTGGCACCTCGGGAGTGCTGGTCGTGGCGACCCGGCGCAAGGCCGAAGCGATCCTGCGCCAGCAATTTCAGGACCGCCTGACCCGCAAGATCTATCTGGCCAAGGTCGACGGCATCATGGAAGAAGACGCCGGACAGGTGGACCTTCCGCTCATCTGCGACTGGCCCAACCGCCCAAGGCAGATGGTCTGCCTCGACACGGGCAAACCGGCCCTGACGGACTATCTGGTGCTTGAACGCGCCGAAGAGAGCACCCTGGTCCTCTTGCGCCCCCACACCGGCAGGTCCCACCAGTTGCGGGTGCACATGGCCAGCCTTGGCCACCCCATCATTGGTGACAACCTTTACGGCGACGCCCGGCAAGGCGACCGCCTGCATCTCCACGCCAGCCAGCTTGGCCTCTATCACCCCTACAGCGGGGAATGGACCGTCTTCCACGCACCCTGCGATTTCGCCCCCCACCTGGCTCCCCTCGCGCTGGAGCCCCCCGCCTCCTCTCCCGGAACGTGATTTCGCCGTAAGTTGTCAGGCCCTTTGATCAAAACCGTCCATCCGATCAATCATCGACAAGTTCAATCCATTTCGACCTTCCTAATCAAAATTATCGATTTGACCGAAAGCCCGCATCAGGTCAGATATTCACTCCATGATCCCAATTTACTGGAAATCCTGGTCTTACGCTGCGGTGCGGATCGCGCTGGCGCTAGCTTTTCTTGCGGCCGGAATCATCAAAATCCTGGATCCAATGACCTTTGCCGTGACCATCGATGCCTTCGGCATCCTGCCGGGGCCGTTGATCCCGGCCGTGGCCATCATCCTTCCCATCCTCGAGATCATGGGCGCCGTGGCGCTCATTTTCGATATCCGAGGCAGCCTTGGCCTCATCACCCTCATGATCCTCATGTTCATCGTCGTGCTCGGCTACGGACTGCACATGGGCCTGGACATCGACTGCGGATGCTACGGCCCGGGCGATCCCGAAGGTGAAGCCTTCGCCGGAATCCGCGGCGCGCTGTGGCGGGATCTTGTCATGCTCGGATGCGCGGCAACGCTTTACGCGTGGCGAAAGCTTCTGGGCGTGCGCCCCGGCACTTTCACCAGCATCTACCAATCCATCACAACCTCTATTTCAAAGGAAGAAACTGCATGAAGAAAATCGCCGGCCTCGTCCTGACCCTCTTTTGCCTGCTCGCTGCAAGCCCCTCCTTCGCCCTTTTCGACAACAAGTTCGAGGCCGAAGTGACCACGGAAACAGTTGCCGTGAAACTGCACCGCGACACCATTGCCGGAGGCTACGAACTGCTCGCCGCGACCGAACTCAAAAAAATGATCGACGAAGGCAAGGACATGGTCATCATCGACACCATGCCCTACGAAGACAGCTACAAAAAGGAACACGTCCCCGGAGCCCTGCAGTTCCTCTTCCCCATTCCGGACATGAAGGAATGGAACGACAAGGAGACCACTGGCAAATCCCAGGCCGACTTCGAGGCCATGCTCGGCCCCGACAAGGACAAGCCCATCGTGATCTACTGCGGATTCGTGAAATGCACGCGCAGCCACAATGGCGCGGCGTGGGCCAAGAAACTGGGCTACAAGAACGTCTACCGCTTCCCCGGCGGCATCTTCGCCTGGAAAGGCGCCGGATTTCCCATCGAAAAAATCAAGTAGTCCTTACACTGCGCCGCGAAAAGCCGCGCATCCGGATGAAAACAGGAATGCCCCTGGCCATTACGGCTCGGGGCATTCTGCATGGTAAAGGCGGGATGTCACCGTCCCGGCGCGCAGTGCTCAACCCACCACGTCATACCGGCTGAAAACCAGCGAATAGAACGCCTTGCCTTTGGTCCGGGATCTGAGCTCCGTGGAAAAGCCGAAGAGCTGACGCATGGGGGCGGTGGCCGTGATACCGGACTCGAAATCGGAGGTGCGCACGTCCAGGATGCGGGCGTTCTTTGCTCCGAGGAGGTTGACGCAGTCACCGACATATTCCTGCGGCATGCGCAGTTCCACATCCATGATCGGTTCGAGCAGGACCGGCGAGGCCTTGATCAGGGCCGACTTCATGGCCTCCAGCGCGGCCATGCGCACGCCCAGATCCGTCAGGCCGTCCTCGAAATGGGCAACCTCGAGCAATGTCGCCTGCACGTCCGAAACCAGGCAACCCTGAAGCATCCCGGCCTGCAGCGCGTCCTCCATGGCCTTGAGCGCTATGTCCGTGTGATTCGAGGCCGGCAACTCGGTGACGCAGAGGTTGCCCTGCCCCCGCGCAGCCGGATGCACCATGACCCGAACCAGGGCGCGATGCTGCTGGTCCCCGATGAGCTTGCGGCAGGTTCCCTCGGCCGTCGCATCGGCGGCAATGGTCTCACGAAAAATGACCTGCGGATTGCCGTACCGGAAAGTAACCCCGCTCTCACGACGCAGCCTCTCCAGTACGACCTCCAGATGCAGCTCGCCAAGGCCCGCCACGATGAGCTGATCCGTGTCCTCGTCCGTGAAGGATTGCAGGGTCGGGTCTTCGATGCAATATCTTTGAAGCAAAGCTTGAAGTTTGTCCGTATCGCTGGCGCTGCCCGGCACCAGGGCCACGTTCAGGACCGGCTGAATGACGTCGATGTTCTCAAGACGCAACGTGGCCTTGCCGGAGAAGAGCGTGTCGCCGGTGATGCACTCCTTGAGCCCCGTGGCCAGGACAATCTCGCCGGCCTTGGCCTCGGGGATGGGCTCGTACCGGTTGGCATGAACAGTATAGAGCTTGTGGATCTTTTCGAAGTGCTCCAACCGGGAATTGTACACCGCGCTGTTTTCGCCGATGCGGCCGTTGTAGACGCGCATGAAGATCTTCTTATGCGCGCCTTCGAAGAGAACCTTGAAGACAAAGCCCACGAACTGGTCCGCACTCACGCTCTGCTCCTCCATGCGCCGCAGCACATGGGCGTGGGAATGCGACTCCACCGGAGAGGGCAAAAAATGCACGATCCCGTTCATGAGCGGCTGTACCCCGATATTCTTGAGTGCGCTGCCGCAATAGACCGGCACGGCCTGGCCCGTCAGCGTCGCCTTGCGCAGGGCTGCCCGCAACTCGGGCTCGCCGATGGCTTCGTCGGCCAAGTAGCGCTCCATGACCAGATCGTCGAAATCGGCTGCGGCTTCCGTCAGTTCCTTGCGCCTGGCCTCGAAAAGATCGCGGTCCCCGTCCGCCGGATCGAACTCGTGCACCGTCGTGCCCTGATCCGTCGCATCGAAGACCAGGACCTTGCCACGCAGAAGATGCAGCACCCCGCCCTCCACGCAGACGGACGGCACCGTCACCGGCAGCGGCCTGATCGCAAGGCGGGCCTCTATATCCGCGACCACCTTCCAGTAATCGGCTCCGGGACGGTCGGTCTTGTTGACGAAAACAAGTCGGGGCAAGCCGTATTTTCGCGCCTGTCGCCATACCGTCTCGCTCTGGGACTCGATACCGTTGACTCCGCAGAAGACAACGATCGCGCCATCACAGACCCGCAGGGAGCGTTCCACTTCGACGTTGAAATCCACGTGTCCGGGAGTGTCTATGATGTTGACCTGACTGCCCTCCCAAACCACGGAGGTGCAGGCCGAGGTGATGGTGATGCCCCGCTTCTGCTCTTCCTCAAGGTAGTCCATGGTCGCGTTGCCATCATGGACCTCGCCGATCTTGTGGATCTTGTGCGCATAAAAGAGGAGTCGTTCGGTCAGCGTGGTCTTGCCCGCGTCGATGTGGGCGATGATGCCGATATTGCGTGTGGAGGAATCGATGTCGTGTTTTTTCATGAGTTCTGGCTGAATCGGGTTAGGAATAGGTGGAAGTGCAATGGCGAAACGTATCGGGACTGATCACGTCCCAGACCCAACAGCCAAGCAGCCGCTCGGCCATGACCACCGGGGCCTGGCCCGGCTCGCCGCCGTAGAGGATGTAGGGGCGTCCTTCTGCGGCGACCTCGGCAGTGACTGCCCGGTAAGCCTGGAGATATTCGCTGTCCGGGATGTCCATCCGAATACCGTATCCTGCCGGATCAGGGCGCAGCGTCCGGGAATAATCGAGATCCAGTCCGGCCAGATCGACGCATATTCCCGGACCGCTGCCGGCCAGAAGTCTGACCAGGGGCTGCGGATCGGAAGTGAAGACCTGGTGCGCGGACAAAAAATCGCAACCAAACAGGAACGGGTCGGTCACCGGACCGGTTACGTGCACGACCACCCCCTGAACCTTGGCCACCAGGGCCTGGACCATGGCCGAAAAAAGGGCCGGCAGGGGAAAGCGGCGCAGATCCACCGCAAAAAAGGCCCACTCCAGCCGCTCGCAGCTCAGGGAATGTTCCACATGACTGAACCGCCGGGTCTGCATGACCGGCTCGGTCCCGTTCTGGGCCAGGGCATAGGCAAAGCTCACCGCGTTCTTGATGATTGATTTTTGGACCGGCGGACAGCGTTCATACGCCTCCCCGAAAGCATCGTCATCAATGTCCGCTACAAATCCGTTCTCGGCCAACAGTTCTTCGATCACCCGTAGCTCCTTGCAAAAAAATGGGCAGGCCATGCATGACCTGCCCGACATTTCCATATTTCAAGGCGTTGCACAACAGGGTGCGGCCCTGGAAGTTCAGATCGCGTCCAGCACCAGGGCGCCCATTTCCGAACAGCCGACCTTTTTGCCCTCGCCTACATAGATGTCACCAGTACGATAGCCCTGGGCCAGCACGCTCTTGACCGCCGCGTCGATGGCCGCGGCCTCTTCCTCGAGGCCGAAGGCGAAGCGGAGCATCATGGACACGGACAAGATGGTGGCCAGGGGATTGGCGACGTCCTGACCGGCGATGTCCGGGGCCGAACCGTGAATGGGCTCGAACAGCGCAGGTCCGTCCGACCCCATGGAGGCCGAAGGCAGCATCCCTATGGAGCCGGTGATGATGGAGGCCTCGTCGGAAAGGATGTCGCCGAAAAGGTTCTCGGTCACGATGACGTCGAACTGCGAGGGGTCGCGGATGAGCTGCATGGCCGCGTTGTCCACGTACATGTGCGAAAGTTCGACATCCGGATACTCGGCTGCGGTGCGGATGGCCACCTCGCGCCACAGGCGGGACACGTCGAGCACGTTGGCCTTGTCCACGGAGCAGAGCCGCCCAGAACGCTTGCGCGCGATCTCGCAGGCCACGCGCACGATGCGCTCGATCTCGGATTCGGAATAGATCATGGTGTTGAAGGCCGCCCGCTCGCCATTCACCACGGTCTCGCCGCGCGGCTCTCCGAAATAGGCCCCGCCCGTCAGCTCGCGCACGACCATGATATCAAGGCCCTGGCCGATGATGTCCGGACGCAGGTAGGACGCCGCCGCCAGCTCCGGAAAGAGCACGGCCGGGCGCAGGTTGGAAAAGAGTCCAAGCGCCTTGCGGATGCCAAGCAACCCTTTTTCGGGCCGGATTGCAGGATCGATGGTGTCCCATTTGGGGCCGCCCACCGCGCCCAGCAGCACCGCGTCCGCAGCCTTGCAGGCAGCCACGGTGGCATCGGGCAAAGGATTGCCCACTGCGTCGATGGCTGCACCACCGATCAGCGCCGTCTCGGTCTGAACCGTATGCCCAAACTTCGCCGCCACCTTCTCCAGCACCTTCACGGCCTGGGTCACTATCTCGGGGCCTATGCCGTCGCCGGGCATGAGGCATATCTTCATGTTCATTGAGAGCTCCTATGTATTTTAAGCATGCCTCCGGCGGGCAGGGGACGCGCCCCCTGCACCCCATTCAAGGAGAGTGGAGGAGGCCCGATGTTCGCGCCAGAGAGCGCCGAATGGGGCTACTGCGCCACCTTGCGCTTCACGTACTCGACCAGGCCGCCGCCGGAGAGCATTTCCATCATGAACGGGGCCACTGGGATGAAACCGATGGTCTCGCCCGTGGTCAGGTTCTTGATCGTGCCTGCGGCCACGTCGATCTCAAGCTCGTTGCCTTCCTTGATGCGTTCGATGTCGTCGCCCAGTTCCAGGAGCAAGAGCCCCATGTTAAAGGCGTTGCGGTAGAAGATGCGTGCGTAGCTCTTGGCCAGCACCACGGGAATGCCCGCTCCGATGATGGCCAGGGGGGCGTGTTCCCGGGACGAGCCGCAGCCGAAGTTCTCCCCGGCCACCAGGACGTCGCCGGGAGCGACGCGCTTGACCCAGCCTTCTTCCAGCCCCTCGAAACAGTTTTTGCCCAGTTCCGCCGTATCGGCAGTGACAAGAAAACGCGCCGGGATAATGGCGTCGGTATCTATATGATCCCCCACAACGTGGGTTTTTCCTTTGAATTTCATGTTTCCTCCTTTAGCCGAGCGCGCCCGGATGCGTGATGAGCCCGGTCACGGCCGTGGCTGCGGCGACGGCCGGGTTGGCCAGGTAGACTTCGGACTTCAAGCTGCCCATGCGGCCCTTGAAATTACGGTTTGTGGTGGCCAGGCAACGCTCGCCGCCGGCCAGGATGCCCATGTGCCCGCCAAGGCACGGCCCGCAGGTGGGCGGACTGATAATGGCGCCCGCATCGAGGAAAATGCGCAGCAGGCCCTCGTCCAGGGCCATCGAATAGGCGCCGGGTGATGCAGGGATGACGATGAAACGCACCCCCTTGGCCACTTTTCGGCCCTTGATGATCCTGGCCGCCTCGCGCAGGTCGCTGATACGGCCATTGGTACAGGAACCGAGCACGACCTGGTCCACGCGCACGTCGGAAACTTCCTCCACCGGCCTTACATTGTCCGGCAGGTGCGGACAGGCGATCTGGGGAGAAAAGGAGGACACGTCAAAGGTCATCTCCTTCCAGTAATGCGCGCCCTCGTCGGCGGCGATGGGGCTGTCGCCCATGCGGCCGTGAGCCTGGCAATAGGCCAGGGTCTTTTCGTCGGCAGCAAAAAGCCCGACCTTGCCGCCGGCCTCGATGGCCATGTTGGCCATGGTCATGCGCGCCTCGACTGAAAGGCCGTCAATGACCTCGCCGCCGAACTCCAGCGCCTTGTACAAGGCTCCGGCAACACCGGTCTGGCCGATGGTGAAAAGGACCAGATCCTTGCCGCCGACATGCTCCGGCAACTTGCCGGTGAAGTTGACGCGGATTGTCTCCGGAACCTTGAACCAGGTTTCGCCAAGAGCCATCGCTGCGGCGATATCCGTGCTCCCGAGTCCCGTGGCAAAAGCGCCGAGGCCGCCGTAGGTACATGTGTGGCTGTCCGCACCGACCACGATATCTCCTGGTCCGACCATCCCGTATTCGGGCAGAATGGCGTGCTCAACACCCACGTTTCCGCCCTCGTAATAATGGGTGATGTCCATCTCGCGGGCAAAGTCGCGCACGACCTTGACCTGTTCAGCCGAATCAATGTCCTTGTTGGGGGTGAAGTGGTCGCAGACCAGGGCCACGCGGTCCTTGTCGAAAACCTGCTTCACACCCATCCCGCGAATGGACTTGATGGCGAGCGGTGCGGTTATATCGTTGGCCAGCACCATGGAAACGCGGCACTGGACGATCTGTCCGTCCGCGGTGATGGGCTGGTCCGTATGCCTCTGCAATATCTTCTGAGCTAAAGTCTGGCGCATATGCTGTCCTCCTGTCTTTTGGCCAAGCGGTTCAGGGCGTTCAGATACGCCTTGGCGCTGGCCACGATGATGTCCGCATCAGATGCGCGGCCCACCGAAGTTTTTCCGTTCTCTTCTATCTTGACGGTTACCTCGCCCTGGGCGTCGGTGCCGCCGGTTATGGCATTGACCGCATAGCGGACCAGTTTGGGGCTACGCCCCACGACCTTGCCGATGGTGTTGAAAACAGCATCGATGGGGCCTGTCCCGAAATCCGACAGGATGCGTTCTTCGCCGTCCACATACATTTTGACGACCGCGTTGGGGATGGCCATGTTGCCGCTCAAGGCGCTCAGGTATTCCAGGCGGTACTTGTCCGGAAGGCGGAAAATCTCATCGAGGACGACGGCCTCGAGGTCTTCGACGAAAATCTCCTTCTTGCGGTCGGCCAGTTTTTTCATGGCCGTGAAAACAATGCCGAGCTGCTCCTCATCGAGGCGGTAGCCCAGATCCTTGAGGCGCTTGTCGAAGGCGGCGCGACCCGAATGCTTGCCCAGAACCATGTCCTCTTCCTGACGTCCCACGGATTCGGGAGTCATGATCTCATAGGTCTGGCGATTCTTGAGAACTCCATCCTGGTGGATTCCAGATTCATGGGCAAACGCATTAGCACCGATAATCGATTTGTAAGGGGGTATAGGCTGACCGATGATCAAAGACAAGAGCCGGGTGGAGGGGAAAATCTGCTCTTTATTGATGTTTGTGGTCAGCTGATAGAAATCCTTGCGCACGTCCATGGACATGACCACCTCTTCCAGGGCCGCGTTGCCGGCGCGCTCGCCGATGCCGCTCAGGGTCACTTCGGCCTGACGTGCGCCTGCCTTCAAGGCCGCCAGGGTGTTGGCCGTGGCCAGGCCCAGGTCGTTGTGGCAGTGCACGGAAAAGACGGCCTTGTGACTGCCCTTCACGTTTTCGAGCAGGTACTTGATCAGCTCCGCGAATTCCTGGGGCTGGGTGTAGCCGACGGTGTCCGGGATGTTGATGGTCGTGGCCCCTGCCGCGATGACGCGATCGAAGACCTGAACCAGAAAGGGCCAATCGGAACGGGAGGCGTCCTCGGCGGAGAATTCAACATTGGAGGTCTTCGACGCCGCGTATTTGACGGCGGCCTCGGCCATGTCCAGAACCTCGTGACGCTCCTTGCGCAGCTTGAACTTCATGTGAATGTCCGAAGTGGCCAGGAAGGTGTGGATTCGCGCCTGCGGGTTGCCCTTGACCGCATCCCAGGCACGATCGATATCACTGGGCAGCGCACGGCAAAGTCCGGCCACCTGGCAGTTCTGCACGGCCAGGGCAATGTCGCGCACGGCCTCGAAATCGCCCTGGCTTGCGGCGGGAAAGCCGGCCTCGATGATGTCGACGCCGAGTATTTCGAGCTGCCGTGCCAGACGAACCTTCTCGTCTCGGTTCATGGTTGCGCCGGGAGACTGCTCGCCGTCACGCAAGGTCGTGTCGAAAATGAAAATTCTTTCTGACATGATGCACTCCTTTTAATGGATGATGTATAATCGATAAGTGATAAAGACCGCGACTGACCCTGGCTGAATATACGCCTGGATGGCCGTTTCCTGCAAACGATGCTGAGGGGGTTACGTGTTTCCTTTACGAGATCTTGTGAGAAGACTCTCGTAGGAAGGATTTCCCGCGTAGGGGTAGAAAAAAGTAGGTGTAGATGAGACCGGAGATGATGTAGCCGATGAAGAACACAAAGCTCAGAAGCTTTGGTTCGGAGGCGACGAGCACGAAGATGAGCAGTGCTGTCACCGTGGCGCTGAAGCGGTGTGCGCGAATGACCTCGGCGTCCTTGAAGGAAGCGTAACGGACATTGCTGACCATGAGAATGGAGACCAGAAAAGCGAGCCCAAGCGTGATGCCGGGCACCATGCCGGCCATGGATTCAGGGATGTAGGAAGAAAAGAGGACAAACGTGGCCAAGGTGCAGGCCGCCGCCGGAATGGGCAGGCCGATGAAGAATTTCTTGCTGATCTTGCCCGTCTGGATGTTGAAGCGGGCCAGCCTGAGCGAGCCGCAAGCCATGACCAGAAAGGAGGCCATCATGCCCAGGCGGCCGAACTCGAAAGTGTTCCACTGGTGGATCATGATGGCCGGACCGACGCCGAAAGCGACGAGATCGACCAGCGAATCCAGCTGAACACCGAAATCGGATGCCGAATTGGTCAGCCGAGCCAGTTTTCCATCCAGTCCGTCAAAGACGCAGCTGACGATAATGGCCACGGCAGCCATCTCGAAACGCCCGTCGATGGACCACAGAATACCCAGGAAGCCAGTCAGCAGACTGGCCATGGTCATCATGTTGGGGAGCAGATAGTATCCCCGATGTTTGGGTTTCAAGTGTTCCATTACGGTCCTGAATAAAGCTCTTTTTTATTTCTTGCGGGCCAGGATCGACTGTCCTGCAAAAACCTTGTCACCAATACGAACACTTGGTTCATACTCGGCAGGCAGGTAAAGGTCAACTCTGGATCCGAACTTGATCAGTCCGAAACGCTGGCCACGGCTCAGGGCGTCGCCCTCCTCCCCCCAGCAGATGATACGCCGCGCGATGAGCCCTGCGATCTGGACCATGGTCCAGCTGCGGCCATCCCCGTCCTCGATCAGGAGCGAGTTGCGCTCGTTGTCGGTGGAGGCCTTGTCGAAGGAGGCGTTGAGGAATTTCCCGCCGAAATAGGAGATGCGCGCAATGCGACCGGCCACGGGCATGCGGTTCACGTGCACGTTGAAGACGTTCATGAACACGCAGACGGCGGTACGGTCCTCGCCGGTCATGGGATCGCGCATGGTCTCGACCTTGATGACCTTGCCGTCGGCCGGAGACACGGCAATACCCGGCTCCTGTGGAACCACACGCTCCGGATCGCGGAAGAAGTTCAGCACCAGGAAGAGGACCACGAGCAGGACGGTCGCCATGAACCAGCAGTCAAGCAGGGCGAAGGTCAGGGTGGCGATGGCCGTAAAGAATACAAAGGGCAGGCCTTCAAGAGAGAGGCCGATCGAGGGCTTGTACATGAAAACTCCTGATCAATTGATAAGCAAGGGCCTGACTACTCGCGGGGGATGAGAGTTTCAAGCCAAATTTTCCCCGGTCATTTTCCCGGCCGTGGACCTGAATACAGTTTTTTCCATTCATCAAGAAAGAGAATGGCTGTCTCCAGACGGTCCAGACGGCCTTCCCGGCCGCGCAGGGTACAGACCAGATCCTCGAAACTCACCGTTGGGGCAAGGTTCAATCCGGCCAGAAGGGCTTCCACTTCCGAGCGCAGATGCGGAGCGATTTGAGCCCGCCAATCATCTGGCGGGATCTCCTTTACGTGCATGAATTTTGCCGCGTGCCGCAACAGGGTCTGCATGCGGTGCGCGTAGGTGTGCTCGGCCAGCACCCTGGCCCTGCCCCTGGCCGCGACCTCGGACCTGGCCTCGGGATGGGCCAGGTAGTACGCGATGCTTTGCAGCAGTTCGGGCATGTCCGAAAAAAGGGCCAATTCCCCTTCTGCGAAAAGCTCGGGCAAGAGCCCGCGCCGGTCCACCAGCTGAAAAGCGCCACAGGCCGCAAGCTCGAAGGTGCGGGGATTGACGAAATCCCCATCCCCCACCAATACGCCCGGCCTGACGGAAGAATGCAGGTTCACGTTGATGGTCGTGGCGTTGAAGATACGCACCACTTCCTCGGTCTCTATGCGCGCCCCGTCCCGCTGCAGATAGGGGGCAAGGGTCGTCTCTCCGTCCCAGTCGTTGCCCCAGATGCGCAGGCCATGGCCGGCCAGTTGCCGAAAAGCCAGGCGCCGGTTGGGGTAGCCCGCGCCCACAAAGGAAATTTCGCTGCCGCACTTGCGCCGTTCAACGGCTGACAACTCCAACGGCCGGTGCACGAACGGATCCGCCGCCAGAGGCAGATAGAATGAGTCCCGCTGCCCCAACGCCGCCAGCTGTTCCGCGAAATCTCCCTTCTGGATGACCGCGAACAGGTCGTAATAGGGGGCAAAGGCCTTCCAGTACGGAAAGACCTCGCGGTCTTCCACGAACCACATGGCTGTCGGCACCTTGTCTCGCCGGAGACGTTTGAGGGCCTGCCGGGACAAGGGAGCCTGCGCCATGGCCAGAACCAGGTCGGGGCAGAATGTTTCGACCTTGGCCAGGATGGCCTGGGACACGACCTGCAGGAAGCTGTTTTCCAAATAATCAAGACGGTCCGTGCCC
The Deltaproteobacteria bacterium HGW-Deltaproteobacteria-18 genome window above contains:
- a CDS encoding arylesterase, translating into MSSILVWSITWAVALIILCPVRGVCAEPEIHILAFGDSLTAGYNLPPSKSFAARLEQRVLSQGRKVRVTNAGLSGDTSSGGRARLGWSLQDKPDLVILELGANDGLRGLDPAPMRANLEAMIEECLKAGVLVILAGMRAPVNWGAAYRKEFEQVFPDLARKYDLPLYPFFLDGVISDPKLLLDDGLHPNADGVERIVDGILPLVLDEVDALLQRPA
- a CDS encoding RNA pseudouridine synthase, which translates into the protein MTLDPLDYNPPTQPRLIVIHEDRDMIVVNKPGGLLSVPGRTPELFDSVLSRVRELHPGAQAVHRLDLGTSGVLVVATRRKAEAILRQQFQDRLTRKIYLAKVDGIMEEDAGQVDLPLICDWPNRPRQMVCLDTGKPALTDYLVLERAEESTLVLLRPHTGRSHQLRVHMASLGHPIIGDNLYGDARQGDRLHLHASQLGLYHPYSGEWTVFHAPCDFAPHLAPLALEPPASSPGT
- a CDS encoding DoxX family protein, whose amino-acid sequence is MIPIYWKSWSYAAVRIALALAFLAAGIIKILDPMTFAVTIDAFGILPGPLIPAVAIILPILEIMGAVALIFDIRGSLGLITLMILMFIVVLGYGLHMGLDIDCGCYGPGDPEGEAFAGIRGALWRDLVMLGCAATLYAWRKLLGVRPGTFTSIYQSITTSISKEETA
- a CDS encoding sulfurtransferase, which encodes MKKIAGLVLTLFCLLAASPSFALFDNKFEAEVTTETVAVKLHRDTIAGGYELLAATELKKMIDEGKDMVIIDTMPYEDSYKKEHVPGALQFLFPIPDMKEWNDKETTGKSQADFEAMLGPDKDKPIVIYCGFVKCTRSHNGAAWAKKLGYKNVYRFPGGIFAWKGAGFPIEKIK
- the fusA gene encoding elongation factor G (EF-G; promotes GTP-dependent translocation of the ribosome during translation; many organisms have multiple copies of this gene), which translates into the protein MKKHDIDSSTRNIGIIAHIDAGKTTLTERLLFYAHKIHKIGEVHDGNATMDYLEEEQKRGITITSACTSVVWEGSQVNIIDTPGHVDFNVEVERSLRVCDGAIVVFCGVNGIESQSETVWRQARKYGLPRLVFVNKTDRPGADYWKVVADIEARLAIRPLPVTVPSVCVEGGVLHLLRGKVLVFDATDQGTTVHEFDPADGDRDLFEARRKELTEAAADFDDLVMERYLADEAIGEPELRAALRKATLTGQAVPVYCGSALKNIGVQPLMNGIVHFLPSPVESHSHAHVLRRMEEQSVSADQFVGFVFKVLFEGAHKKIFMRVYNGRIGENSAVYNSRLEHFEKIHKLYTVHANRYEPIPEAKAGEIVLATGLKECITGDTLFSGKATLRLENIDVIQPVLNVALVPGSASDTDKLQALLQRYCIEDPTLQSFTDEDTDQLIVAGLGELHLEVVLERLRRESGVTFRYGNPQVIFRETIAADATAEGTCRKLIGDQQHRALVRVMVHPAARGQGNLCVTELPASNHTDIALKAMEDALQAGMLQGCLVSDVQATLLEVAHFEDGLTDLGVRMAALEAMKSALIKASPVLLEPIMDVELRMPQEYVGDCVNLLGAKNARILDVRTSDFESGITATAPMRQLFGFSTELRSRTKGKAFYSLVFSRYDVVG
- the leuB gene encoding 3-isopropylmalate dehydrogenase gives rise to the protein MNMKICLMPGDGIGPEIVTQAVKVLEKVAAKFGHTVQTETALIGGAAIDAVGNPLPDATVAACKAADAVLLGAVGGPKWDTIDPAIRPEKGLLGIRKALGLFSNLRPAVLFPELAAASYLRPDIIGQGLDIMVVRELTGGAYFGEPRGETVVNGERAAFNTMIYSESEIERIVRVACEIARKRSGRLCSVDKANVLDVSRLWREVAIRTAAEYPDVELSHMYVDNAAMQLIRDPSQFDVIVTENLFGDILSDEASIITGSIGMLPSASMGSDGPALFEPIHGSAPDIAGQDVANPLATILSVSMMLRFAFGLEEEAAAIDAAVKSVLAQGYRTGDIYVGEGKKVGCSEMGALVLDAI